A genomic window from Maylandia zebra isolate NMK-2024a linkage group LG20, Mzebra_GT3a, whole genome shotgun sequence includes:
- the bhlhe23 gene encoding class E basic helix-loop-helix protein 23 — translation MNVNEENLLKSISNDALLDLTQRYGQSAFGFGAGHGAGSPGRYPLTPATDFLSGQTAKSNESGGEHTSDDEDGFDSLESRKRGSSFGDDKPGGALAKKSKEQRSLRLSINARERRRMHDLNDALDGLRAVIPYAHSPSVRKLSKIATLLLAKNYILMQAQALEEMRRLVAYLNQGQTITSPIPTALAPFGQAAVYPFSGSALATCAEKCTTYSGAPSSLFKHCNDKP, via the coding sequence ATGAATGTCAACGAAGAGAATCTGCTCAAGTCCATCAGCAACGACGCGCTCCTCGACCTGACGCAGCGCTACGGGCAGTCAGCCTTCGGGTTTGGCGCTGGCCATGGTGCTGGAAGCCCCGGCCGGTACCCGCTTACACCTGCCACTGATTTCCTCTCCGGGCAGACCGCGAAGTCCAACGAGAGCGGCGGGGAACACACGAGCGACGACGAGGATGGCTTCGACTCGCTGGAGTCCCGGAAAAGGGGCTCGTCATTTGGGGACGACAAGCCCGGAGGGGCCCTCGCTAAGAAGAGCAAGGAGCAACGGTCCCTGCGGCTCAGCATCAACGCCCGCGAGAGAAGGAGGATGCACGACCTGAACGACGCGCTGGACGGCCTGCGCGCCGTTATTCCCTACGCCCACAGCCCCTCGGTGAGAAAACTCTCCAAAATAGCCACTCTCCTCCTGGCCAAGAACTACATCCTCATGCAGGCGCAGGCTCTGGAGGAGATGAGGCGGCTGGTGGCGTATCTGAACCAAGGACAGACCATAACCTCACCGATCCCCACCGCCCTGGCACCCTTTGGACAGGCTGCCGTATACCCCTTCTCGGGTTCCGCACTCGCCACCTGTGCCGAGAAGTGCACTACTTACTCTGGGGCACCGTCGAGTCTCTTCAAACACTGTAACGACAAGCCTTGA